One genomic window of Leptotrichia shahii includes the following:
- a CDS encoding DUF4125 family protein, with protein sequence MEIEVSKKESFIRQILKREWEFFQNVHHTEGRAECQDNPQEFEIMRRSQWETLPDEILESYLEDLILAKHRGENIVQDKYARMMKYSAPKEYEVIKNYLPEISQEKKELIQKIVKIYLHWEEEIIEKYPKLTAKGRPLHSKYDTPNYTSIETYLKGELSSYSIKTLKLYYEYIQNCVSNNINLAENNLENIVLEKGYKTIEEAEESL encoded by the coding sequence ATGGAAATAGAAGTTAGTAAAAAAGAAAGTTTTATTAGACAAATTTTAAAAAGAGAATGGGAATTTTTTCAAAATGTGCATCATACAGAAGGAAGAGCAGAATGTCAAGATAATCCACAGGAATTTGAAATTATGAGAAGAAGCCAATGGGAAACACTGCCTGATGAAATCTTGGAAAGTTATCTGGAAGACTTGATTTTAGCAAAACATCGTGGCGAAAACATCGTTCAGGATAAATATGCCAGAATGATGAAATATAGTGCTCCAAAAGAATATGAAGTAATCAAAAACTATTTACCTGAAATTTCACAAGAAAAAAAAGAATTAATTCAAAAAATAGTAAAAATTTATTTACATTGGGAAGAAGAAATAATAGAAAAATATCCAAAACTTACCGCAAAAGGTCGTCCTTTACACTCAAAATATGATACTCCAAATTATACTTCAATTGAAACTTATTTAAAGGGAGAATTATCTTCATATTCAATAAAAACTTTAAAATTGTATTACGAATATATCCAAAACTGCGTTTCAAATAATATAAATTTAGCAGAAAATAATTTGGAAAATATTGTGCTGGAAAAAGGATACAAAACAATTGAAGAAGCGGAAGAAAGTTTGTAA
- a CDS encoding adenylosuccinate synthase, which translates to MENNTFVIVGTQWGDEGKGKIIDVLSPKADYVVRFQGGNNAGHTVVVNDEKFILHLLPSGIINSAGKCIIGAGVVVDIEVLLQEIDELEKRGKKLDNLFIDERAHVIMPYHIEIDKAKEEAMGKNKIGTTQRGIGPCYIDKIARNGIRIGDLLEPERFRDKLTWNVNEKNDMLVRYGKGTFNLEELYDKFMKLAEKIKFRIIDAVVEINEGIEEGKVVLFEGAQALMLDIDYGTYPYVTSSSPTSGGVTVGTGVAPTKISRVLGVMKAYTTRVGEGPFPTELENEDGETLRKVGHEFGATTGRPRRCGWLDLVIGRYAVLIDGLTDIVLTKLDVLTGFEKIKVAVGYEIDGKVCHSYPGNLRKSKDLKIIYDELDGWKEDITQIKNYEDLPENCKKYVEYIENKLKCKISMISVGPERSQNIYRYDLGEFVK; encoded by the coding sequence ATGGAAAATAATACTTTTGTAATTGTGGGAACACAATGGGGAGATGAAGGAAAAGGTAAAATAATTGATGTTTTATCTCCAAAAGCAGATTATGTAGTTAGGTTTCAAGGTGGAAACAACGCTGGACATACAGTTGTTGTAAACGACGAAAAATTCATTTTACATTTGTTGCCATCAGGAATAATAAATTCAGCTGGAAAATGTATAATTGGAGCTGGAGTTGTAGTGGATATTGAAGTTTTGCTGCAAGAAATAGATGAATTGGAAAAAAGAGGGAAAAAATTAGATAATTTATTTATTGATGAAAGAGCTCATGTAATTATGCCTTATCATATTGAAATTGATAAGGCGAAAGAAGAAGCAATGGGTAAAAACAAAATTGGTACGACTCAGAGAGGGATTGGACCTTGCTACATCGACAAAATTGCTAGAAATGGAATTAGAATCGGAGATTTATTGGAGCCAGAAAGATTTAGAGATAAACTTACTTGGAATGTAAATGAAAAAAATGATATGTTAGTTAGATATGGTAAAGGAACTTTCAATTTGGAAGAACTTTATGATAAATTTATGAAACTTGCTGAAAAAATTAAATTTAGAATTATTGATGCAGTTGTGGAAATTAATGAAGGTATTGAAGAAGGAAAAGTTGTACTTTTTGAAGGGGCACAAGCGTTAATGCTTGATATTGATTATGGAACTTATCCTTATGTAACTTCATCATCGCCAACATCTGGTGGAGTAACGGTAGGAACTGGAGTTGCACCAACAAAAATTTCAAGAGTGCTTGGAGTTATGAAAGCCTACACAACAAGAGTAGGAGAAGGCCCTTTCCCTACAGAATTGGAAAATGAAGATGGAGAAACTTTGAGAAAAGTTGGACACGAATTTGGTGCGACAACTGGGCGTCCTAGAAGATGTGGATGGCTTGACTTGGTAATTGGAAGATATGCAGTCTTAATTGACGGATTAACAGATATTGTATTGACAAAACTGGATGTATTGACTGGATTTGAAAAAATAAAAGTGGCAGTAGGTTACGAAATTGATGGAAAAGTATGCCATTCTTATCCTGGAAACTTGAGAAAATCTAAAGATTTGAAAATAATTTACGATGAACTAGATGGCTGGAAAGAAGATATTACTCAAATAAAAAATTACGAAGACTTGCCTGAAAACTGTAAAAAATATGTTGAATATATTGAAAATAAATTGAAATGTAAAATCTCAATGATTTCAGTAGGGCCTGAAAGAAGTCAGAATATTTATAGATATGATTTGGGAGAGTTTGTGAAGTAG
- the purB gene encoding adenylosuccinate lyase gives MENMSIYSNPLAERYSSKEMLHIFSPEFKFRTWRKLWINLAEAEKELGLDFITDEQIEELKKFKDDVDFEVAAEFEKKLRHDVMAHVHTYGEQAKNARKIIHLGATSAYVGDNTDLIQIKEGLLVIKRRMLTLIEKMRDFALQYKDLPTLGFTHFQAAQLTTVGKRATLWLHSLLLDFEELEFRLENLRFRGVKGTTGTQASFKELFEGDFEKVKQLDELVTEKAGFRKKQGVSGQTYDRKVDAQILNLLSNIAQSSHKFTNDFRLLQHLKELEEPFEKNQIGSSAMAYKRNPMRSERISSLAKYVISSSQTGALVFSTQWFERTLDDSASKRLSIPQAFLAVDAILIIWLNIMDGVVVYPKVIEANIQKELPFMATENIIMESVKKGMDRQEVHEIIRELSMEETKEIKLNGNPNRLIDRIIKDGRLGLKAEDMEGILVSANYTGFAGQQTEDFINNEINPILDRYKDEIVEDREELRV, from the coding sequence ATGGAAAATATGAGTATATATTCAAATCCGTTGGCGGAGAGATATTCAAGTAAGGAAATGTTGCACATTTTTTCACCTGAGTTTAAGTTTAGAACTTGGAGAAAGCTATGGATTAATTTGGCGGAGGCTGAGAAAGAGCTTGGGCTTGATTTTATTACGGATGAGCAGATTGAGGAACTTAAAAAATTTAAGGATGATGTGGATTTTGAAGTTGCGGCAGAATTTGAGAAAAAATTGAGACACGATGTGATGGCTCATGTTCATACTTATGGAGAACAGGCGAAAAATGCGAGAAAAATCATTCACTTGGGAGCAACAAGTGCGTATGTTGGGGATAATACTGATTTGATTCAAATTAAGGAAGGGCTTTTAGTTATTAAAAGAAGAATGCTTACTTTGATTGAAAAAATGAGAGATTTTGCATTGCAGTACAAAGATTTGCCAACTTTAGGATTTACTCATTTCCAAGCGGCACAGCTTACTACTGTTGGGAAAAGAGCGACTTTGTGGCTTCATTCGTTACTTCTTGATTTTGAGGAGCTGGAATTTAGACTTGAAAACTTGAGATTTAGAGGAGTTAAAGGGACTACAGGGACTCAGGCTAGTTTTAAAGAATTGTTTGAAGGAGATTTTGAAAAAGTAAAACAGTTGGATGAATTGGTTACTGAAAAAGCTGGATTTCGTAAAAAACAAGGTGTTTCAGGACAAACTTATGATAGAAAAGTGGATGCGCAAATCTTGAATTTATTGTCAAATATTGCTCAATCTTCTCACAAATTTACAAATGATTTTAGACTATTGCAGCATTTGAAGGAATTAGAAGAACCGTTTGAAAAAAATCAAATTGGGTCAAGTGCGATGGCATACAAGAGAAATCCAATGAGAAGTGAAAGAATTTCATCACTTGCAAAATATGTAATTTCAAGCTCACAAACAGGAGCATTAGTTTTTTCAACACAATGGTTTGAAAGAACATTGGACGATTCTGCAAGTAAAAGACTTTCAATTCCACAAGCATTCTTGGCAGTTGATGCAATCTTAATTATTTGGCTTAACATTATGGACGGAGTTGTCGTTTATCCAAAAGTAATTGAAGCAAATATTCAAAAGGAATTACCATTTATGGCAACTGAAAATATCATTATGGAATCAGTTAAAAAAGGAATGGATAGACAGGAAGTTCATGAAATCATAAGAGAACTTTCGATGGAAGAAACAAAGGAAATTAAATTGAATGGAAATCCTAACAGATTAATTGACAGAATCATAAAAGACGGCAGATTGGGACTTAAAGCAGAAGATATGGAAGGAATCTTGGTTTCTGCTAATTATACTGGATTTGCTGGACAACAAACAGAGGATTTTATTAATAATGAGATTAATCCGATTTTGGATAGATATAAGGATGAGATTGTTGAGGATAGGGAAGAATTGAGAGTTTAA
- a CDS encoding Na/Pi cotransporter family protein produces MNAINYQQMAFGFLGGLGLFLFCIKYMGDGLQMAAGDRLRYILDKYTTSPFLGVLVGILVTALIQSSSGTSVITIGLVGAGLLTLRQAIGIIMGANIGTTITTFIIGFNITEYALPILFLGAACLFFVKNNFINNLGRILFGFGGIFFALTLMSKAMEPLKHLPAFTELTVRLSHSPILGVFIGTMITMLVQASSATISILQNVYQEHLITLKAALPVLFGDNIGTTITAIIAVIGANTSAKRLALSHTMFNVIGTIFFMIMLSPFSIFVETMSKILHLNPKVTIAFAHGSFNIITTILLFPFIGVLEYIVVKLIKEKDEDVVEHQPRFLDAALVHTPSIALGQVKQEMLSMISIAVKNLSRSIDFFHEHNEKVAEKVEKTEESINNIDQEITKYLTTLSQEHITEKDGEEISMYLDMCRDVERIGDHAIGIVRDVRYEIKKKLVFTKVAHAEVQKLFLISKEIIETAEEALKNNDTEKAFTVVDLHNKLYAKEKEVRKAHIKRVSKQECDVKAGLYYIDVVSHFTRIGDHARNLVEKMIENKTVK; encoded by the coding sequence ATGAATGCGATTAACTATCAGCAAATGGCATTTGGATTTTTAGGTGGATTAGGATTATTTCTATTCTGTATAAAATATATGGGAGACGGGCTGCAAATGGCGGCTGGAGACAGACTTAGATATATTTTGGATAAATATACGACTTCACCATTTTTAGGAGTTCTAGTTGGAATACTTGTAACAGCGTTAATACAGTCAAGTTCAGGTACATCAGTTATTACAATTGGATTAGTTGGAGCAGGACTTTTAACTTTACGACAAGCTATCGGAATTATTATGGGTGCCAATATCGGTACAACAATCACAACATTTATTATTGGATTTAATATTACTGAATATGCATTACCGATATTATTTCTAGGAGCGGCATGTCTGTTTTTTGTAAAAAATAATTTTATAAATAATTTAGGTAGAATTTTATTTGGTTTTGGAGGAATATTTTTTGCATTAACGTTGATGTCTAAAGCAATGGAACCACTTAAACATTTGCCAGCATTTACAGAACTGACAGTAAGACTTAGCCATAGTCCAATTTTGGGAGTATTTATCGGAACAATGATTACAATGCTTGTTCAGGCTTCAAGTGCTACAATTAGTATTTTGCAGAATGTCTATCAGGAGCATCTTATAACGTTGAAAGCTGCACTGCCTGTACTTTTTGGAGATAATATTGGAACAACAATAACAGCTATAATCGCAGTAATTGGTGCTAATACTTCAGCAAAAAGGCTTGCATTGTCACATACAATGTTTAATGTCATTGGAACAATATTTTTTATGATTATGTTATCGCCATTTTCAATTTTTGTAGAAACAATGTCAAAAATTCTTCATTTGAATCCGAAGGTTACAATAGCATTTGCGCATGGTTCATTTAATATCATAACAACAATTCTGTTATTTCCATTTATTGGTGTTCTAGAATACATTGTTGTAAAATTGATTAAAGAAAAAGATGAAGATGTTGTAGAACATCAGCCACGATTTTTGGATGCAGCCCTAGTTCATACACCATCAATTGCATTGGGGCAAGTAAAACAGGAAATGTTATCAATGATTTCAATTGCAGTAAAAAATCTTAGCAGATCAATCGATTTTTTCCATGAACATAATGAAAAAGTTGCCGAAAAAGTTGAAAAAACAGAAGAATCAATAAATAATATTGATCAGGAAATTACAAAATATTTGACAACGTTGTCACAGGAACACATAACTGAAAAAGATGGGGAAGAAATCAGCATGTATTTGGATATGTGCCGTGATGTGGAACGTATTGGAGATCACGCAATTGGAATCGTAAGAGATGTTAGATATGAAATTAAGAAAAAGTTGGTATTTACTAAAGTAGCTCATGCAGAAGTACAAAAATTATTTTTAATTTCAAAAGAAATCATAGAAACAGCTGAGGAAGCACTTAAAAACAATGATACAGAAAAAGCCTTTACAGTAGTTGACTTGCACAATAAACTTTATGCAAAAGAAAAAGAAGTAAGAAAAGCTCATATAAAACGTGTGAGCAAGCAGGAATGCGATGTAAAAGCTGGACTTTACTATATAGATGTTGTATCACATTTTACGAGAATTGGAGATCATGCTAGAAATTTAGTTGAAAAAATGATTGAAAATAAAACTGTTAAATAA
- a CDS encoding DUF4037 domain-containing protein, whose protein sequence is MDSNKIKGLELSRKYFEEIYLPVIKSEFSEVFEKMAAGLAGEGSECFGFDDEISQDHDFGPSCCIWLTSEDYGKYGLNLQKRLNELPKEFLGFRALNVSEFGDGRRGVLNMDDWFFKFLGDMKAPENLYDWRLIPEELLSTAVNGEVFLDNLGKFTKIRSDLEKYFPEDIRLNKIATRCMKMAQSGQYNYLRCMRRNEIVSARLAETEFINETIHIIFLLNKKYKLFYKWMPKALKNLKILGEKTYFLIEELVKLPVGAVNRKFQIIEEISANVILELKYQNIVPRQLTSDFLQDYGPFVQNKIEDEKLRNWNPAMD, encoded by the coding sequence ATGGATTCAAATAAAATAAAAGGACTGGAACTTTCAAGGAAATATTTTGAAGAAATTTATCTGCCAGTTATAAAAAGTGAGTTTTCAGAAGTTTTTGAAAAAATGGCGGCTGGACTTGCGGGAGAAGGTTCAGAATGTTTTGGATTTGATGATGAGATTTCGCAGGATCATGATTTTGGACCGTCTTGCTGTATTTGGCTAACTTCGGAGGATTATGGGAAATATGGGCTGAATTTGCAAAAAAGGCTTAATGAACTACCTAAGGAATTCTTGGGATTTAGGGCATTGAATGTGAGTGAATTTGGAGATGGACGACGTGGAGTTCTGAATATGGATGATTGGTTTTTTAAGTTTTTGGGGGATATGAAAGCACCTGAAAATTTGTATGATTGGAGATTGATTCCAGAAGAATTGCTTTCCACGGCGGTTAATGGGGAAGTTTTTTTAGATAATTTGGGAAAATTTACAAAAATTAGAAGTGACTTGGAAAAATATTTTCCAGAAGATATACGGCTTAATAAAATAGCCACAAGATGTATGAAAATGGCACAATCTGGGCAATATAACTATTTGCGGTGTATGAGGAGAAATGAGATTGTGTCGGCAAGACTGGCAGAAACTGAATTTATAAATGAGACAATTCATATAATTTTTTTATTAAATAAAAAGTATAAGCTGTTTTATAAATGGATGCCAAAAGCCTTGAAAAATTTAAAAATTTTAGGAGAAAAAACGTATTTTCTAATTGAGGAATTAGTAAAATTGCCAGTTGGTGCAGTAAATCGAAAATTTCAAATTATTGAAGAAATAAGTGCTAATGTGATTTTAGAATTGAAATATCAAAATATTGTTCCACGACAATTAACAAGTGATTTTTTACAGGATTACGGACCTTTTGTGCAAAATAAAATAGAAGACGAAAAGTTAAGAAACTGGAATCCTGCGATGGATTAA
- a CDS encoding rhodanese-like domain-containing protein has translation MKIRKIMLLTMIGLFSVFEFSCSKTGNEKQSLTMSKESKNGKKAEYKKITSDEAKKMMETQKVIVVDVRTLEEYNEGHIPNAISVPLETIENEAEIKLKNKDDLILVYCRSGRRSREAALKLIEKGYTNVIDFGGIKDWNGEVVK, from the coding sequence ATGAAGATAAGAAAAATAATGTTGCTGACAATGATTGGATTATTTTCTGTATTTGAATTTTCTTGTAGTAAAACAGGAAATGAAAAACAGAGTTTAACAATGTCAAAAGAATCAAAAAATGGAAAAAAAGCAGAATATAAAAAGATAACTTCAGATGAAGCAAAAAAGATGATGGAAACTCAAAAAGTTATAGTTGTAGATGTTAGAACTTTGGAAGAATATAATGAAGGGCATATTCCAAATGCGATTTCTGTTCCACTGGAAACTATTGAAAATGAAGCAGAAATAAAATTGAAAAATAAAGACGATTTAATTCTAGTTTATTGCAGAAGTGGAAGACGAAGTAGGGAAGCAGCATTAAAATTGATTGAAAAAGGTTATACAAATGTGATTGATTTTGGTGGAATAAAAGATTGGAATGGGGAAGTTGTGAAATAA
- a CDS encoding very short patch repair endonuclease — MKKKKPLTRSQNMARIKSKNTKPEIYIRKLLYKMGYRYRVNYSRLPGTPDIFILKYNTAIFVNGCFWHRHENCKIATFPKTHAEYWEKKFRRNVERDIKVREKLFEMDISVITIWECEINKMQRNEEYKEKYLKILKDRIERVFNYEEEDISVQMEIAEESMQ, encoded by the coding sequence ATGAAAAAGAAAAAACCTCTCACAAGAAGCCAGAACATGGCAAGAATAAAATCTAAAAACACTAAACCTGAAATTTATATTCGTAAATTGCTTTATAAAATGGGGTATAGATATAGAGTGAATTATTCACGGCTTCCAGGAACGCCTGACATTTTTATATTGAAATACAATACTGCAATATTTGTGAACGGATGTTTTTGGCATAGGCATGAAAATTGTAAAATTGCAACTTTTCCTAAGACACATGCTGAATATTGGGAAAAGAAGTTTAGGAGAAATGTAGAGAGGGATATTAAGGTTCGTGAGAAGCTTTTTGAGATGGATATTAGTGTGATTACGATTTGGGAATGTGAAATTAATAAAATGCAACGAAATGAAGAATACAAGGAAAAATATTTGAAAATTTTGAAAGACAGAATTGAAAGAGTCTTTAATTATGAAGAAGAGGATATTTCAGTGCAGATGGAGATTGCAGAAGAAAGCATGCAATAA